The Kluyveromyces lactis strain NRRL Y-1140 chromosome D complete sequence genome has a window encoding:
- the RPB8 gene encoding DNA-directed RNA polymerase core subunit RPB8 (highly similar to uniprot|P20436 Saccharomyces cerevisiae YOR224C RPB8 RNA polymerase subunit ABC14.5 common to RNA polymerases I II and III) encodes MSSALFDDVFTVQEVDTGRYNKVSRIEAQSTSQESCKLTLDINSELFPIKTQDQLAVMITTSLQLDGSEEPQGTSWRAPPAGTRSLADDYDYVMYGTAYKFEEVKGNKDLLAVYYSFGGLLMRLEGNYRLLNNLKQENAYLLCRK; translated from the coding sequence ATGTCATCGGCACTATTTGATGACGTTTTCACCGTTCAAGAAGTGGACACAGGAAGATACAACAAGGTCTCTCGTATTGAAGCTCAATCGACTTCACAAGAATCCTGTAAGTTAACATTGGATATCAACAGTGAATTGTTCCCAATAAAGACTCAAGATCAACTTGCAGTCATGATCACAACTTCTCTCCAACTTGACGGATCGGAGGAACCTCAGGGTACCTCTTGGAGAGCACCACCTGCTGGAACCAGATCTCTTGCAGATGATTATGACTATGTCATGTACGGAACTGCCTACAAATTCGAAGAAGTTAAGGGTAACAAGGATTTGCTTGCAGTATACTATTCATTTGGTGGCTTGTTGATGAGACTTGAGGGAAATTATAGACTTTTGAACAActtgaaacaagaaaacgCTTACTTATTGTGTCGTAAGTAA